Proteins encoded together in one Hevea brasiliensis isolate MT/VB/25A 57/8 chromosome 16, ASM3005281v1, whole genome shotgun sequence window:
- the LOC110672363 gene encoding PI-PLC X domain-containing protein At5g67130-like has translation MLDTYDFRGDVWLCHSFKGHCYDYTAFGPAIDTLKEIEAFLSANPSEIVTIILEDYVQAFKGLTKVFTDAGLMKYWFPVRNMPKNGQDWPLVKDMVKNNQRLLVFTSINSKEKSEGIAYQWNYMVENQSCPNRAESSSLSDKSKSLVLVNYFRTISMKELACIDNSRDLIDMLHTCYGAAGNRWANFVAVNYYKRSQGGESFQAVDTINGKLSCGCDDIHECGPGSSLSAVCSTQDKLQ, from the exons ATGCTTGATACATATGACTTCCGTGGAGATGTATGGCTGTGCCATTCATTTAAAGGACACTGTTATGACTATACTGCATTT GGGCCTGCTATTGACACCCtgaaggaaattgaagctttCTTATCGGCAAATCCATCAGAAATTGTGACAATAATATTGGAAGATTATGTTCAAGCCTTTAAAGGTTTGACAAAGGTCTTCACTGATGCTGGATTGATGAAATACTGGTTTCCAGTAAGGAACATGCCTAAAAATGGACAGGATTGGCCTCTAGTCAAGGACATGGTCAAAAATAACCAGAGGCTACTTGTGTTCACTTCAATTAATTCCAAAGaaaaaagtgaaggaattgcttatcAATGGAACTACATGGTTGAAAATCA AAGTTGTCCAAATAgagcagaatcatcttccctcagTGATAAGAGTAAATCGTTGGTGTTGGTAAATTATTTCAGGACTATTTCCATGAAGGAACTCGCATGCATAGATAACTCCAGGGATCTTATAGACATGCTTCATACTTGTTATGGTGCTGCTGGCAACAGATGGGCTAACTTTGTTGCTGTTAATTATTACAAG aGGAGTCAAGGGGGAGAATCATTCCAAGCTGTGGACACTATCAATGGGAAGCTCTCGTGTGGATGTGATGATATCCATGAATGTGGG CCTGGTTCAAGTTTATCAGCAGTCTGCTCTACACAAGATAAATTGCAGTGA